From a region of the Paenibacillus segetis genome:
- the gmk gene encoding guanylate kinase, producing MAKGLLIVLSGPSGVGKGTVCNELRVRMPELVYSVSATSRQPRFGEEHGVNYFFKSKEQFLEMIENDQLLEYAEYVGNYYGTPRDFVEQTLEEGKDIILEIEVQGALKVKEKFKEGVFVFLLPPSLDELKGRIQGRGTENQATIDHRMSVAADEIGLIEKYDYAVVNDEIDLACKRIESIIIAEHCKVRK from the coding sequence ATGGCTAAAGGATTACTTATTGTATTATCGGGACCTTCGGGTGTCGGCAAAGGAACAGTCTGTAATGAATTACGGGTTCGTATGCCGGAACTTGTCTATTCCGTATCCGCTACATCGCGGCAACCCCGGTTCGGAGAAGAACACGGGGTGAATTACTTCTTCAAGAGTAAGGAACAGTTTCTTGAGATGATAGAGAACGATCAGCTGTTGGAGTATGCGGAGTATGTTGGAAATTACTATGGTACACCGCGTGACTTCGTGGAACAGACCCTCGAAGAGGGGAAAGACATCATTTTGGAAATTGAAGTTCAGGGTGCGCTTAAAGTGAAAGAGAAGTTCAAAGAAGGAGTGTTTGTATTTTTGTTACCTCCATCGCTAGATGAACTCAAAGGGCGCATTCAAGGACGAGGTACCGAGAATCAGGCGACAATTGATCATCGGATGTCGGTTGCGGCAGATGAGATTGGTTTGATAGAGAAATATGATTATGCGGTTGTTAATGACGAGATTGATCTTGCCTGCAAAAGAATAGAATCCATCATCATCGCCGAACATTGTAAAGTAAGAAAATAA
- the remA gene encoding extracellular matrix/biofilm regulator RemA translates to MAIKLINIGFGNIVSANRIISIVSPESAPIKRIIQEARDRHMLIDATYGRRTRAVIITDSDHVILSAVQPETVAHRLSTKDDDNDE, encoded by the coding sequence ATGGCAATTAAACTTATTAACATTGGTTTCGGAAATATCGTATCGGCCAATCGCATCATTTCTATCGTTAGCCCGGAATCTGCTCCAATTAAACGGATCATTCAGGAGGCTAGGGACCGCCACATGCTGATCGACGCCACTTATGGTCGTCGTACGCGTGCAGTAATTATAACAGACAGCGATCACGTCATTCTCTCGGCAGTACAACCCGAGACGGTCGCTCATCGTCTGTCCACCAAAGATGACGACAACGACGAATAA
- the priA gene encoding primosomal protein N' has product MIYRMAKVIVDVPSRETDRPFDYLIPESMSEWIEVGSRVGVPFGRRTVQGFVVSLHEQPEMDKSRMKPIQELLDLLPPLPQDLVELAAWMSQRYACSMISTLQAMIPAALKGKAERYIHLNEQDSEFGEPDEGTLFAMSSFLSSDEEEIISYLRSVGPVTMSHLSSRYPDHLGVIKGLLGKGVLSESQSIKDKIRKKTVKTVVAAVSGEEAEIALASFTAQARRQKEVLEFLLEVGVSLSLQEVLSTLRVTAGTVKKLVEKGYAIMEDVEVFRDPYQDRYFKGTIPLERTHEQEYVYNALIGTLNERAHGVFLLHGVTGSGKTEVYLQTIERCIAMGRQAIVLVPEISLTPQMVERFKGRFGAKVAVMHSRLSTGERYDEWRKIREGRVEVAIGARSAVFAPFKDLGLIVMDEEHETSYKQEETPKYHTRDVAVRRAKQHSAAVILGSATPSLESYYAARSKSDDDFAPTLLEMKQRPSGSSLPGVHIVDMREELKEGNRSMFSRALHQGIATRLERGEQTVLFLNRRGHSTFVMCRSCGYVAGCSECDISLTYHQKSNNLRCHYCGYAAPVPAVCPECGSEHIRYFGTGTQRVEAELSKLFPGIRVIRMDVDTTSEKGSHEKLLQAFREKKGDVLLGTQMVAKGLDFADVTLVGVIAADTALNFPDFRSAEKTFQLLTQVAGRAGRHQLPGEVFIQSYVPDHYSIVHASGHDYTSFVREELQHRKALHYPPYSRLILVTMSHEKLPLLLRMAENFVVELRAKAQRKGWYGSLDRFMPEALDILGPVASPIPRIKNRYRFQCMVKYRGALDAVGLVRETASATVDNLRDASLQISIDVDPQMLM; this is encoded by the coding sequence ATGATATACAGAATGGCCAAAGTCATAGTTGATGTGCCGAGCCGGGAAACCGACCGGCCTTTTGACTATTTGATCCCTGAATCGATGTCGGAATGGATCGAAGTCGGAAGCCGGGTTGGCGTTCCTTTCGGTCGGCGGACGGTTCAGGGATTTGTTGTTTCACTACATGAACAGCCGGAAATGGACAAGTCCAGGATGAAGCCGATTCAAGAGCTATTGGATTTGCTTCCCCCGCTCCCGCAAGATTTGGTGGAGCTTGCAGCATGGATGAGTCAAAGATATGCCTGTAGTATGATTTCTACACTGCAGGCGATGATACCAGCCGCTCTTAAAGGTAAAGCGGAAAGATATATTCATTTGAATGAACAAGATAGCGAATTTGGGGAGCCTGATGAGGGTACCTTGTTTGCAATGTCGTCTTTTCTCAGTAGCGATGAAGAAGAAATCATTTCTTATCTAAGATCGGTGGGACCAGTGACGATGTCTCATCTAAGCTCGCGCTACCCAGACCATCTCGGAGTGATCAAAGGGCTTCTCGGTAAGGGAGTCCTGTCTGAAAGCCAGAGCATTAAGGATAAAATACGTAAAAAGACGGTGAAAACCGTTGTTGCTGCTGTAAGTGGAGAAGAAGCAGAGATTGCTCTAGCGTCTTTCACTGCTCAGGCTCGTCGTCAAAAGGAAGTACTTGAGTTTCTGCTTGAAGTGGGCGTTTCACTATCGCTTCAAGAAGTGCTCTCTACCCTCCGCGTCACAGCGGGTACGGTGAAGAAGTTGGTAGAGAAAGGGTATGCCATCATGGAGGATGTGGAGGTATTCCGCGATCCTTATCAAGATCGGTACTTTAAAGGAACAATTCCATTAGAACGTACTCATGAACAAGAATATGTGTATAACGCACTGATTGGAACGCTTAATGAACGTGCGCATGGTGTGTTTTTACTCCATGGGGTAACGGGGAGCGGGAAGACGGAAGTATATCTACAGACAATTGAACGCTGTATTGCTATGGGACGACAGGCAATCGTGTTAGTACCTGAAATTTCACTTACCCCACAAATGGTGGAGCGGTTTAAAGGCCGATTTGGTGCTAAGGTTGCGGTCATGCACAGCCGTCTTTCAACTGGAGAACGTTATGATGAATGGCGTAAAATCCGTGAAGGACGCGTAGAAGTAGCCATTGGTGCTCGTTCTGCTGTGTTTGCTCCATTTAAAGATTTAGGGCTGATCGTTATGGATGAGGAGCATGAGACATCTTACAAACAAGAAGAGACACCTAAATATCATACGCGTGATGTAGCGGTGAGACGTGCGAAACAGCATAGTGCTGCAGTTATTCTTGGATCAGCAACGCCTTCTCTTGAGAGTTATTATGCTGCTCGTTCAAAGTCTGATGATGATTTTGCGCCCACCTTACTTGAAATGAAACAACGCCCTTCCGGTAGTTCGTTACCTGGGGTTCATATTGTAGATATGCGGGAAGAACTGAAGGAAGGCAACCGTTCGATGTTTAGCCGGGCTTTACATCAGGGGATTGCAACTCGCTTGGAACGTGGCGAGCAAACGGTGTTATTTCTCAACCGACGTGGACATTCCACGTTTGTGATGTGCCGTAGTTGTGGTTATGTAGCGGGTTGTTCTGAGTGTGACATCTCACTAACATATCACCAGAAGTCGAATAATTTGCGCTGTCATTACTGCGGTTATGCGGCTCCAGTTCCAGCCGTTTGTCCAGAATGCGGCAGTGAGCATATAAGGTACTTTGGGACAGGCACTCAGCGAGTAGAGGCGGAACTCAGCAAGTTATTCCCGGGCATCCGGGTAATCCGGATGGATGTTGATACCACCAGCGAGAAAGGTTCCCATGAGAAGTTATTACAAGCTTTTCGTGAGAAAAAAGGAGACGTACTGCTTGGTACGCAAATGGTAGCCAAGGGGCTAGATTTTGCTGATGTAACCTTGGTTGGTGTCATCGCCGCAGATACAGCACTGAATTTCCCGGATTTCCGCTCAGCGGAGAAAACATTCCAGCTACTCACTCAGGTCGCTGGTCGCGCGGGTAGGCATCAGCTTCCTGGTGAGGTGTTTATTCAATCGTATGTACCGGATCATTATTCGATCGTTCATGCGAGCGGGCATGACTACACTTCCTTTGTTCGAGAGGAGTTGCAACATCGGAAGGCGTTACATTATCCACCTTACAGCCGCTTAATCCTAGTGACAATGTCACATGAGAAGCTACCCCTTCTTCTGCGAATGGCTGAGAATTTCGTTGTTGAGCTACGTGCCAAGGCTCAGCGAAAGGGCTGGTATGGCAGTTTGGACAGGTTTATGCCGGAGGCACTGGACATTCTCGGGCCAGTAGCATCCCCAATTCCACGGATCAAGAACCGTTATCGGTTCCAATGTATGGTGAAATATCGCGGCGCTTTGGACGCGGTTGGTCTCGTACGAGAGACGGCATCTGCCACTGTGGATAATTTGCGCGATGCTTCGCTGCAGATTAGTATTGATGTGGATCCGCAGATGCTCATGTAG
- the def gene encoding peptide deformylase: protein MAIRIIVNEPDEVLHQVAKEVKKITPNVQKLLTDMADTMYDAEGVGLAAPQIGILKRVIVVDVGDENGLIELINPEIVSMEGEQFGSEGCLSIPNLRGEVRRAMTVTVKGLDRNGKEVTYTGSELLARAFQHEIDHLNGVLYTDIAERVYEITPEGEEKE, encoded by the coding sequence ATGGCGATACGGATAATTGTGAATGAACCGGATGAGGTATTGCACCAGGTTGCGAAGGAAGTTAAGAAGATTACGCCGAATGTGCAGAAGTTGCTGACCGATATGGCGGATACGATGTACGATGCGGAAGGAGTGGGCTTAGCTGCTCCTCAGATCGGTATTTTGAAACGTGTCATTGTGGTTGATGTGGGGGACGAGAATGGGTTGATTGAGCTGATTAATCCTGAGATCGTGTCGATGGAAGGTGAGCAATTTGGCTCAGAGGGTTGTCTTAGCATTCCAAATTTACGTGGTGAAGTACGCCGAGCTATGACGGTTACGGTAAAAGGGCTGGACCGGAATGGTAAAGAGGTGACGTACACGGGAAGCGAATTGTTGGCAAGAGCGTTCCAACATGAAATTGATCATCTTAATGGTGTCTTATATACGGATATAGCTGAACGAGTGTATGAAATTACACCTGAGGGTGAAGAGAAGGAGTGA
- a CDS encoding YicC/YloC family endoribonuclease has product MSHSMTGYGSSAKHYGGFVVQFEIKSVNHRYAEVVLRMPREWACYEDGLRRLVQRHVKRGRIDVYISRERDDENSLPFMLNSSVVEAYLRAAEELGTKYGADAHLSAKDLLALPDVLSVPDSSTNGNHPDEEWGTILNEGIEEAITGLLQMREQEGFHLVTDVENRLAKLEAIHAELLELAPEVVNDYRNRLKGRLDELLDGTAFDEQRFAMEVALFADRSNIDEELIRLKSHFEQCRGLLQSREPVGRKLDFLIQEMNRETNTIGSKANHLTLVNRVVEMKAELEKIREQTANIE; this is encoded by the coding sequence TTGTCTCACAGTATGACTGGTTACGGTAGTTCCGCCAAGCATTATGGCGGTTTCGTCGTTCAATTTGAAATTAAATCCGTCAATCACCGGTACGCCGAGGTTGTTCTTCGGATGCCACGGGAGTGGGCATGTTACGAAGACGGACTAAGGCGCCTGGTTCAGCGTCACGTTAAGCGTGGACGGATTGATGTATATATCAGCAGAGAGCGGGATGATGAGAATTCCTTGCCTTTCATGCTGAATTCTTCCGTTGTGGAGGCCTACTTACGCGCTGCTGAAGAGCTGGGAACTAAGTATGGTGCCGATGCTCATTTGAGCGCGAAGGATTTGCTTGCTCTACCTGATGTTCTGTCTGTACCAGATTCTTCAACTAACGGTAACCATCCGGATGAGGAATGGGGAACTATACTGAATGAAGGGATCGAAGAGGCAATTACTGGGTTGCTACAAATGCGGGAACAGGAAGGTTTTCATTTGGTTACCGATGTAGAGAATCGTCTTGCAAAACTTGAGGCGATTCATGCAGAACTGCTTGAACTGGCGCCGGAGGTTGTGAATGATTATCGCAACCGCCTGAAGGGACGTCTTGATGAACTGCTAGATGGGACTGCATTTGACGAGCAGAGATTCGCGATGGAAGTGGCTCTATTTGCAGACCGTTCCAATATTGACGAAGAGCTTATTCGATTGAAGAGTCATTTTGAGCAGTGCCGCGGACTTCTTCAGTCCCGTGAGCCAGTCGGACGGAAATTAGATTTTCTGATCCAAGAAATGAACCGGGAAACCAATACGATTGGATCCAAAGCCAATCATTTGACTCTAGTCAACCGTGTCGTCGAAATGAAAGCGGAACTGGAGAAAATTCGTGAGCAGACAGCGAATATTGAGTAA
- the coaBC gene encoding bifunctional phosphopantothenoylcysteine decarboxylase/phosphopantothenate--cysteine ligase CoaBC, protein MLTGKKILLGITGGIAAFKAASICSKLVQQGAEVRVIMTKSATKFVTELTLQALSKNPVYTDVFDEKNPNAIAHIDLADWADLVLVAPATANIIGKMAAGIADDMLSTTLLATQSPVMLSPAMNVHMYVHPAVTRNLAELVSRGVMMIEPGEGLLACGYTGKGRMEEPETIVSVVIDFFKRQEAMSKKPLAGKKVVVTAGGTLERIDPVRFISNDSSGKMGFAVARAAQQLGAEVTIIAGSTQVQPPSGIKITSVESASEMFEAVNALWEATDILVKAAAVADYRPKERAMHKMKKSGDTMTLELVKNIDILETLGRNKTSQFLIGFAAETNELETYAMDKLRRKNCDLLVANDVTMEGAGFSSDTNVVNIYDTNGLAVSLPKLSKEEVGLRIMELVAERTVGLSR, encoded by the coding sequence ATGTTAACTGGCAAGAAGATTTTGCTTGGCATCACGGGAGGCATTGCGGCTTTCAAGGCAGCATCAATATGTAGTAAACTTGTGCAACAAGGGGCGGAAGTCCGGGTTATTATGACGAAATCTGCGACCAAGTTTGTTACTGAGTTAACGCTACAGGCATTATCCAAGAATCCCGTATATACCGATGTCTTCGATGAGAAGAACCCAAATGCGATTGCTCATATTGATCTAGCTGATTGGGCTGATCTTGTGCTAGTGGCTCCAGCAACTGCTAATATTATTGGGAAAATGGCGGCAGGTATTGCTGACGATATGCTATCGACTACATTGCTTGCTACGCAAAGTCCAGTTATGTTATCTCCTGCTATGAACGTACATATGTATGTACACCCAGCGGTAACTCGGAATTTAGCAGAACTAGTATCGCGTGGGGTTATGATGATTGAGCCGGGAGAAGGATTACTTGCATGTGGCTACACGGGAAAAGGCAGAATGGAGGAACCGGAGACCATCGTTTCTGTTGTCATAGATTTCTTCAAACGTCAGGAAGCCATGTCCAAGAAACCTCTCGCAGGTAAAAAAGTAGTTGTTACAGCAGGAGGTACCCTAGAACGTATCGATCCCGTTCGTTTCATTAGTAATGACTCGTCTGGTAAAATGGGGTTTGCTGTTGCCCGTGCTGCACAGCAGCTTGGTGCAGAAGTAACTATTATTGCTGGCAGTACACAAGTTCAACCACCGTCTGGTATTAAGATCACTTCAGTTGAATCAGCATCTGAAATGTTCGAAGCAGTAAATGCATTGTGGGAAGCAACCGACATCTTAGTTAAGGCTGCGGCTGTTGCTGACTATCGCCCTAAGGAACGTGCTATGCACAAGATGAAGAAGTCCGGTGATACCATGACGCTCGAACTGGTCAAGAATATTGATATTCTTGAAACACTAGGTCGGAATAAGACATCACAATTTTTAATTGGTTTTGCTGCAGAAACGAATGAACTAGAGACCTATGCGATGGATAAGCTCCGCCGCAAAAATTGCGATCTACTAGTTGCAAATGATGTAACCATGGAAGGCGCAGGATTTAGTTCAGATACAAACGTTGTAAACATTTATGACACAAATGGTCTGGCCGTGTCTTTGCCTAAGTTATCCAAAGAGGAAGTGGGGCTGCGGATTATGGAACTTGTGGCAGAACGTACGGTGGGATTATCTCGATGA
- a CDS encoding bifunctional homocysteine S-methyltransferase/methylenetetrahydrofolate reductase — MMLDLRKAWDNNVLVGDGAMGTYLYQLGFPVGISFEEFNLLRPEVIGDVHRHYIEAGAQLIETNTFSANSYKLSKFGLESKVDEINRAAVRIARKAAGNRAYIAGAVGSIRGGKRSDVSVRELDMFFEEQISALLTEGVDAILFETFYDLEEMRIALGRARKLTDIPAICQFAVDQVGRTLDGYSIQDAFGILRQDGADVFGFNCHSGPKGIMSVMKKLDGPLDIPLSVYPNAGLADYVDGEYIYGATPNYFGECALPFADLGARLIGGCCGTTPEHIASIARTLQKYVPTPLSEGRELPQVQASVVLAERGQQAEKVSNGRDTDVPSIVETVKERHTVIVELDPPRDLDITKFMKGAAALKEAGVDALTLADNSLAVTRMSNMALGHLVQSQLGIRPLIHIACRDRNLIGTQSHMMGFDALGIDHVLAVTGDPARFGDLPGASSVYDLTSFEIIRMIKQLNEGIGFSGKPLKQKAKFVVGAAFNPNVKYLHKAVERLEKKIASGADYIMTQPVYDPALIVEIKKATAHLDIPIFIGIMPLASGKNAEYLHNEVPGIQLPENVRKRIEGLQGAEGREMGVEIAKELLDTAMEHFNGIYLMTPFMFYEMNVALMNYVTEKSKRNVSHLSHS, encoded by the coding sequence ATGATGTTGGATTTACGTAAAGCATGGGATAATAATGTTCTGGTTGGCGACGGTGCAATGGGTACCTATTTGTATCAATTGGGGTTCCCTGTCGGTATTTCTTTTGAAGAATTTAACTTGCTACGGCCGGAAGTAATTGGTGATGTACACCGTCATTATATTGAGGCAGGAGCTCAACTTATTGAGACGAATACTTTTTCTGCAAACTCCTACAAACTCTCCAAGTTTGGTCTGGAATCCAAGGTTGATGAGATCAATCGTGCTGCTGTACGCATTGCGAGAAAGGCTGCAGGAAATCGTGCATATATTGCCGGGGCAGTAGGTTCTATTCGCGGAGGGAAACGATCGGACGTTTCTGTAAGAGAACTTGATATGTTTTTTGAAGAACAGATTTCTGCACTCTTAACAGAAGGTGTAGATGCTATATTGTTCGAGACCTTCTATGATCTTGAAGAAATGCGTATCGCATTAGGGAGAGCACGGAAGCTAACGGATATTCCGGCGATATGTCAATTCGCTGTCGATCAAGTAGGACGTACGTTGGATGGATACAGTATTCAAGATGCATTCGGAATACTCCGTCAAGATGGGGCTGACGTCTTTGGTTTTAACTGTCACTCTGGTCCAAAAGGTATTATGAGTGTAATGAAGAAGTTGGACGGACCTCTGGATATTCCCCTATCGGTTTATCCTAATGCGGGTTTGGCGGATTATGTTGATGGCGAGTATATATACGGGGCAACACCCAATTATTTTGGAGAATGTGCGCTACCATTTGCTGATCTGGGGGCTAGGCTTATTGGAGGGTGCTGTGGCACAACACCTGAGCATATAGCATCCATTGCACGGACACTGCAGAAATATGTTCCTACACCTTTATCTGAAGGTAGAGAACTGCCACAAGTGCAAGCTTCAGTTGTACTTGCTGAGCGGGGACAACAAGCTGAAAAAGTGTCAAATGGTCGAGATACAGATGTTCCAAGTATTGTGGAGACGGTGAAGGAGCGGCATACCGTTATTGTCGAACTTGATCCTCCGCGCGATCTAGATATTACTAAGTTCATGAAGGGGGCAGCTGCCCTTAAAGAGGCTGGGGTCGATGCATTGACGCTTGCTGATAATTCACTGGCCGTTACAAGAATGAGCAACATGGCTTTGGGGCATCTTGTTCAATCACAGCTGGGGATTCGTCCACTCATCCATATTGCTTGTCGTGACCGTAATCTAATCGGAACACAGTCACATATGATGGGCTTTGATGCCTTGGGTATTGATCATGTGCTTGCAGTAACAGGTGATCCGGCTCGATTTGGTGACCTACCTGGAGCAAGCTCGGTATATGATCTAACTTCATTCGAGATTATTCGAATGATCAAACAGTTAAACGAAGGTATTGGCTTCTCAGGTAAGCCTCTTAAGCAAAAAGCAAAATTTGTAGTTGGTGCTGCCTTTAACCCGAATGTGAAATATTTGCACAAAGCGGTAGAACGGTTAGAGAAGAAGATTGCCTCAGGTGCAGACTATATCATGACTCAGCCGGTGTATGATCCAGCATTAATTGTAGAGATCAAAAAGGCAACAGCCCATCTCGATATTCCGATATTTATTGGTATTATGCCGCTCGCAAGTGGCAAGAATGCTGAATATCTTCATAATGAGGTGCCGGGCATCCAGCTTCCGGAGAATGTTCGTAAGCGGATTGAGGGATTACAGGGCGCTGAAGGTCGAGAAATGGGTGTGGAAATTGCCAAAGAATTACTCGATACGGCAATGGAACATTTTAACGGAATCTATTTGATGACGCCATTTATGTTCTATGAAATGAATGTCGCTTTAATGAATTATGTTACAGAGAAGTCGAAACGCAATGTATCCCACTTGTCTCACTCATAA
- the dapF gene encoding diaminopimelate epimerase, translated as MDFTKMHGLGNDFLVIYGEVALPENVSELAIKWCNRFFGVGADGLVFILPSEQADFKMRIINSDGTEAEQCGNAIRCVSKYVYEKGYTNKDNITIETLGAGVQQVRLQVEQGSVRTARVDMGEPVLDGLAVPTILEENPVLNHPITTGGSEFAFTAVSMGNPHCVIYVDDAPNFDLGTWGPQLEVHPYFPRKINVEFATVTSRDRVEMRVWERGAGPTLACGTGACATLVSSVLNGLTDRAAWIGLKGGDLFIEWDEHDNHVYMTGPAEIAFQGSL; from the coding sequence ATGGATTTTACGAAAATGCACGGATTGGGTAATGATTTTCTTGTGATATATGGTGAAGTGGCGCTACCTGAGAATGTATCTGAACTAGCGATTAAATGGTGTAATCGATTTTTTGGAGTAGGTGCGGATGGTCTCGTATTTATTTTGCCCTCGGAGCAGGCTGATTTCAAAATGCGGATCATCAACTCGGATGGGACTGAAGCAGAGCAATGTGGTAACGCCATCCGTTGCGTATCCAAATATGTGTACGAGAAGGGTTATACCAACAAAGATAACATTACGATTGAAACGCTGGGTGCGGGAGTTCAGCAGGTACGCCTACAGGTGGAACAGGGCTCCGTTAGAACGGCTCGGGTTGATATGGGGGAACCTGTGTTAGACGGTCTTGCGGTTCCGACCATACTGGAGGAAAATCCGGTGTTGAATCACCCCATTACCACGGGGGGATCAGAATTTGCTTTTACCGCGGTTTCGATGGGGAATCCACATTGCGTAATTTATGTAGATGATGCCCCTAACTTTGACCTAGGAACATGGGGACCACAGCTAGAAGTACATCCCTATTTTCCGCGGAAAATAAATGTTGAATTCGCAACCGTAACTTCCAGGGATCGCGTAGAAATGAGGGTGTGGGAAAGGGGAGCTGGCCCCACTCTAGCTTGTGGAACAGGTGCTTGCGCTACGCTCGTCTCCTCCGTACTGAACGGGCTTACCGATCGGGCCGCTTGGATTGGATTGAAGGGTGGAGATCTGTTTATCGAATGGGATGAGCATGACAATCATGTCTATATGACAGGTCCTGCAGAAATTGCTTTCCAAGGCAGTTTGTAA
- the rpoZ gene encoding DNA-directed RNA polymerase subunit omega: MLYPSIDKMLNKVGSKYSLVVAASRRARQLREGEKSELKQPRSHKQVGIALEEIYGDYVQIKRNEQGQPLIDED; this comes from the coding sequence ATGCTATATCCATCCATTGATAAAATGCTAAACAAGGTTGGTAGTAAATATTCGTTAGTTGTGGCGGCTTCACGTAGAGCGAGACAGCTTAGAGAAGGCGAGAAGAGCGAACTGAAACAACCAAGATCCCACAAACAAGTTGGAATTGCACTTGAAGAAATTTATGGTGATTACGTTCAAATCAAGAGAAATGAGCAAGGTCAACCACTTATAGACGAGGATTAA